The following proteins are encoded in a genomic region of Halopelagius longus:
- a CDS encoding beta-galactosidase small subunit-related protein gives MSEQSPSSTDSDSAPFGSTRRRFLQVTGLAAALPLASEGTSAASVPATTNGPGRIENLSAYLENPERFEENREPTTATAAMPYESAQAARDADVKFAPFEERFAESSYVRLLNGDWNFQFFTNPGQLPPSFDHDSGNWDTVAVPEPWQTQGYDERIYTNWRPTWIGYSDALAMEWSEFNDALNPQAGDGKLNIPGVGDERPDPVGVYNRTISIPAEWDGRELFVRFEGVKQAAFVWIDDRYVGFQQGSMTPGEFDITDCVTAGRDHELTVQVYRWSDAEALECIDMHKYAGIYRSVYLYATPQVHLRDFDVRQELDDEYRDATLCVDAEVANYGDDEAGAYTVRGVLRDPDGGRVTTLSGTGQADGDGFVTSMETSVENPKKWTAEHPTLYTLTLELVREADGAVMEASLEKVGFREYSVDRGRRGAQVRVNGRPVNVRGANRHEVDPETGRTVSADLMRTDIELMKQFNLNAVRTSHYPNDPTFLRLADEYGLYVVDEANCETHWNQPVLASTTAYHDQAVARFRRMLLRDRNHASVFAWSTGNEAGTAAEHLHMAGLGVGSDDEYVPTTTEETRLPKTDSVETFEKDVEGLAGDRLLYHQPNIGGWEVEFCDMLGPRYIDVESMVSLAADGQLKDSPRFGTYDYGDPTRPIVMGEYNHAYGNSLGLVDRFWNEYIQPPVRLARDASGHGNEGTVVGAPAVHDAADGASLTLGPDDRVTVESPPDLTSSDVEFSVAVSVAGLDTDAAVELASKRGAFRLVTKEGRFVFSVGGGAASVAGRVPSSFTDDRSHTLVAVCRADSLDLYLDGSRLARSEHSLSSVDGGDAPLHIGGETSGDETVAYDSVSVFDRALSKEAAASPTAAEAPVLAYTFESLLRDASLQGGFIWEWSNQSLNATTDNGQQYQFYHREGPAGSFCLNGMVWADRRVQPELWELKQCHQPVKVAARDLTAGEVYVTNHHAFTSLSELDARWELACGDQTVQSGELSLDIPPGATRPVTLDGFETPSSDEPGAEYTLTISFALSTSTPWAERGHEVAFSQFEVPVDVPEPKTVDVAEMPTVSVAETDGSVVVSGEGFEYTFDREAGTLASMRANETELIERGPLFNFWRAPIMNESTSWGGNVAETWRKLGLDEIQYAVESVDITRANDCVVDVTVEGRAVGDADSDPGFATTYHYRVFGNGAVTVEVAAEPNDPLVDGIGESEWLPKVGLQIEVADRFSTFEWYGRGPEETYPDRKSGMKLGRHAGSIDDQFVPYVPPTDNGNKTETRWAALTGESTGLAAFADEEPMNVSLNQWSNLAEADYVYELEDRGSVAFNLDHAVTGVGGTPVPPFEEYRVRPEPISFSVTLRPVTDDSDLMELATRRLQKGDREENTD, from the coding sequence ATGAGCGAGCAATCACCCTCGTCGACAGATAGCGATAGTGCACCGTTCGGATCGACGCGGAGACGGTTCCTGCAGGTCACCGGGTTGGCGGCCGCCCTCCCACTCGCCTCGGAGGGGACGTCTGCCGCATCCGTCCCCGCGACCACCAACGGACCGGGACGTATCGAGAACCTCTCGGCCTACTTGGAAAACCCCGAGCGATTCGAGGAGAACCGAGAACCGACCACGGCTACGGCGGCGATGCCGTACGAGTCCGCGCAGGCGGCCCGCGACGCCGACGTGAAGTTCGCACCGTTCGAAGAACGGTTCGCCGAGTCGTCGTACGTACGCCTCCTAAACGGTGACTGGAACTTCCAGTTTTTCACCAATCCGGGACAGTTGCCCCCCTCGTTCGACCACGATAGCGGGAACTGGGACACCGTCGCCGTTCCCGAACCGTGGCAGACACAGGGGTACGACGAGCGCATTTACACTAACTGGCGTCCGACGTGGATCGGCTACTCCGATGCGCTCGCGATGGAGTGGTCCGAGTTCAACGACGCGTTGAACCCACAAGCAGGAGACGGGAAACTGAACATCCCCGGTGTCGGAGACGAGAGGCCCGACCCGGTCGGCGTCTACAACCGAACGATTTCGATTCCCGCCGAGTGGGACGGCCGCGAACTGTTCGTTCGGTTCGAGGGCGTCAAACAGGCCGCTTTCGTGTGGATTGACGATCGGTACGTCGGCTTCCAACAAGGGTCGATGACTCCCGGCGAGTTCGACATCACCGATTGTGTTACCGCCGGTCGCGACCACGAACTCACCGTGCAGGTGTACCGGTGGTCCGACGCCGAGGCGCTAGAGTGCATCGACATGCACAAGTACGCCGGTATCTACCGGAGCGTCTACCTCTACGCAACGCCACAGGTTCACCTACGGGACTTCGACGTTCGGCAGGAACTCGACGACGAGTACCGCGACGCGACGCTCTGCGTCGACGCCGAAGTCGCGAACTACGGCGACGACGAGGCGGGCGCGTACACGGTTCGCGGCGTCCTCCGCGATCCGGACGGCGGGCGAGTCACGACCCTCTCGGGGACGGGACAAGCCGACGGCGACGGCTTCGTAACCTCGATGGAGACGTCCGTGGAGAATCCGAAGAAGTGGACCGCAGAGCATCCGACTCTCTATACGCTCACCCTGGAACTCGTCCGCGAGGCCGACGGCGCCGTGATGGAGGCCTCTCTCGAGAAAGTGGGGTTCAGAGAGTACAGCGTCGACCGCGGCCGCCGCGGCGCGCAAGTTCGGGTCAACGGACGGCCCGTCAACGTCAGAGGCGCCAACCGACACGAGGTCGACCCGGAGACGGGGCGCACGGTCTCTGCCGACCTGATGCGGACGGACATCGAGTTGATGAAGCAGTTCAACCTCAACGCCGTCCGTACGTCCCATTACCCGAACGACCCCACGTTCCTCCGTCTCGCCGACGAGTACGGGCTTTACGTCGTCGACGAGGCCAACTGCGAGACGCACTGGAATCAGCCCGTTCTCGCATCGACGACGGCGTATCACGACCAGGCGGTCGCGCGGTTCCGCCGGATGCTGCTTCGCGACCGCAATCACGCCTCCGTGTTCGCGTGGTCGACCGGGAACGAGGCCGGCACCGCCGCCGAACACCTCCACATGGCCGGTCTCGGAGTCGGGTCCGACGACGAGTACGTTCCGACAACCACGGAGGAGACGCGACTCCCCAAGACCGACAGCGTCGAGACGTTCGAGAAGGACGTCGAGGGTCTCGCCGGGGACCGCCTCCTGTACCATCAACCCAACATCGGCGGGTGGGAAGTCGAGTTCTGCGACATGCTCGGTCCGCGGTACATCGACGTCGAATCGATGGTGAGTCTGGCGGCGGACGGCCAGTTAAAAGACAGCCCCAGATTCGGCACGTACGATTACGGTGACCCGACTCGACCGATCGTGATGGGCGAGTACAACCACGCGTACGGGAACAGTCTCGGGCTAGTCGACCGATTCTGGAACGAGTACATTCAACCGCCGGTCCGACTCGCCCGGGACGCGTCGGGTCACGGGAACGAGGGCACGGTCGTCGGTGCGCCGGCCGTTCACGACGCCGCGGACGGCGCGTCGCTCACTCTCGGACCCGACGACCGGGTGACTGTCGAGTCGCCGCCCGACCTCACGTCGTCCGATGTCGAGTTCTCGGTGGCCGTCTCTGTTGCGGGACTCGACACCGACGCCGCGGTCGAACTCGCCTCGAAGCGCGGCGCATTCCGCTTGGTCACCAAGGAAGGTCGCTTCGTATTCTCTGTCGGCGGTGGCGCGGCATCTGTCGCGGGGCGGGTCCCATCGTCGTTCACTGACGACAGATCGCATACGCTCGTCGCCGTCTGCCGCGCAGACTCGCTCGACCTCTACCTCGACGGGTCGCGGTTGGCTCGAAGCGAGCATTCGCTCTCATCGGTCGATGGTGGGGACGCACCACTTCACATCGGCGGTGAGACGTCGGGCGACGAAACCGTGGCCTACGACTCCGTCAGCGTCTTCGACCGCGCGCTCTCGAAGGAGGCGGCGGCGTCTCCGACCGCCGCAGAGGCCCCCGTACTGGCGTACACGTTCGAGTCGCTCCTCCGAGACGCCAGTCTACAAGGCGGGTTCATCTGGGAGTGGAGCAACCAGTCGCTGAACGCGACCACCGACAACGGGCAACAGTACCAGTTTTACCACCGCGAGGGACCGGCCGGGAGCTTCTGTCTCAACGGGATGGTTTGGGCGGACCGGCGAGTCCAACCCGAACTGTGGGAACTCAAGCAGTGCCACCAGCCAGTGAAGGTCGCCGCACGAGACCTGACCGCGGGTGAGGTGTACGTCACGAACCACCACGCGTTCACGTCGCTGAGTGAGTTGGACGCCCGGTGGGAACTCGCGTGCGGCGATCAGACGGTGCAGTCCGGCGAACTCTCGCTCGATATCCCGCCGGGTGCGACGCGTCCTGTGACTCTCGACGGGTTCGAGACGCCGTCTTCGGACGAACCCGGGGCCGAGTACACGCTCACCATCTCCTTCGCACTCTCTACTTCGACCCCGTGGGCAGAGCGCGGTCACGAGGTGGCGTTCTCGCAGTTCGAAGTGCCGGTCGACGTGCCCGAACCGAAGACGGTCGACGTCGCGGAGATGCCGACGGTATCGGTGGCCGAGACAGACGGCTCCGTGGTCGTGTCGGGCGAGGGATTCGAGTACACGTTCGACCGCGAGGCGGGAACGCTCGCTTCGATGCGTGCGAACGAGACGGAACTCATCGAGCGCGGCCCGCTGTTCAATTTCTGGCGCGCCCCGATCATGAACGAGTCGACGAGTTGGGGCGGGAACGTGGCGGAGACGTGGCGCAAGCTCGGATTGGACGAGATACAGTACGCGGTCGAGTCGGTCGACATTACGCGTGCGAACGACTGCGTCGTCGACGTGACCGTCGAGGGCCGCGCCGTCGGCGACGCCGACTCCGACCCCGGCTTTGCAACGACGTATCACTACCGTGTGTTCGGAAACGGGGCCGTGACCGTCGAGGTGGCGGCAGAACCGAACGATCCCCTCGTCGATGGAATCGGGGAGTCGGAGTGGCTCCCGAAGGTCGGTCTCCAGATCGAGGTAGCCGACCGGTTCAGCACGTTCGAGTGGTACGGCCGTGGTCCGGAGGAGACGTACCCCGATCGGAAGTCGGGGATGAAACTCGGTCGGCACGCTGGATCGATCGACGACCAGTTCGTGCCGTACGTCCCCCCGACGGACAACGGCAACAAGACCGAAACTCGCTGGGCGGCGCTCACGGGCGAATCTACGGGACTCGCCGCATTTGCGGACGAGGAGCCGATGAACGTGAGTCTCAACCAGTGGTCGAACCTCGCCGAGGCCGACTACGTGTACGAACTCGAAGACCGAGGGTCGGTCGCGTTCAACCTCGACCACGCGGTAACGGGAGTCGGCGGAACGCCGGTTCCTCCGTTCGAGGAGTATCGGGTGCGGCCGGAGCCGATTTCGTTCTCTGTCACCCTCCGACCGGTCACAGACGACTCCGATCTGATGGAACTCGCGACCCGGCGACTCCAGAAAGGGGACCGTGAGGAGAACACTGATTGA
- a CDS encoding IclR family transcriptional regulator: MGKNVNRAKNPVKSALTTLRIVEALKDREGARVTDLAQDLDLPKSSVHNYLSTLEQEEYVVKCDNRYYVGLKFLDIGTEARNRLSIHDIAKPEMQSLAEQTGELSNLLVEEHGKGVYIHREVGEDAVQVDATTGQRVHLHNTGLGKAILAHLPPERVEEILDRHGMPATTENTITDPENLFDELAEIRDRGVAFDREERLNGLRCVAAPILDQEDEVVGAVSVSGPRSRMSTERFREDIPTLLRNAVNIIELNIAYR; this comes from the coding sequence ATGGGCAAAAACGTCAACCGAGCGAAAAATCCGGTGAAGTCCGCGCTGACGACGCTCAGAATCGTCGAAGCGCTCAAAGACCGAGAAGGAGCGCGGGTCACGGATCTCGCGCAGGATCTCGATCTGCCCAAGAGTAGCGTCCACAACTACCTGAGCACGCTCGAACAGGAGGAATACGTGGTCAAGTGTGACAACCGCTACTACGTCGGGCTCAAGTTCCTCGATATCGGAACTGAAGCCCGAAACAGGCTCTCGATACACGACATCGCGAAACCCGAGATGCAGTCGCTCGCAGAGCAGACGGGTGAACTCTCGAATCTTCTCGTCGAAGAACACGGGAAAGGGGTTTACATCCACCGTGAGGTGGGTGAAGACGCGGTGCAGGTCGACGCTACCACCGGCCAGCGTGTGCACCTCCACAACACCGGACTCGGGAAAGCGATTCTCGCGCATCTCCCTCCCGAACGCGTCGAGGAGATACTCGACCGACACGGGATGCCAGCGACGACGGAGAACACCATCACCGATCCCGAGAACCTGTTCGATGAACTCGCCGAAATCCGAGACCGAGGGGTCGCGTTCGACCGGGAGGAACGCCTGAACGGACTGCGCTGCGTCGCCGCGCCCATTCTCGACCAGGAGGACGAAGTCGTCGGTGCGGTGAGCGTTTCCGGCCCTCGGAGTCGGATGTCCACCGAACGGTTCAGAGAGGACATCCCGACCCTGCTTCGGAACGCGGTGAACATCATCGAACTCAACATCGCTTATCGGTGA
- a CDS encoding mandelate racemase family protein → MGPTITRIESVEFEYPLEDIGTDQAGFNLVYEPGETTVRKLFALRVHTDEGITGEYVGGNSPGAAQWNTFADYLIGKNPLKREKHWSEIKRALRKYDRMGIGPIDIALWDFAGKYYGAPIHELLGTYRERLPAYASTYHGDENGGLDSPEAFADFAEECRDSGFDGFKIHGWGGSDVSRKLDREIAAVHAVGERVGDEMDLMLDPACEYETFADALAVGRACDEEGFFWYEDPFRDAGISQHAHRKLADKLATPILQTEHVRGLESHSDFVQNGATDFLRADPEYDAGITGAMKIARVAEGFGLDVEFHAPGPAQRHCIAAIRNTNYYEMALVHPDCENTTPPVYDGEYSDTMDAVDDDGTVPVPDGPGLGVEYDWDYIERNKTGSVHTYEGS, encoded by the coding sequence ATGGGACCGACGATCACCCGGATCGAAAGCGTCGAGTTCGAATACCCACTCGAGGACATCGGAACGGATCAAGCCGGTTTCAACTTGGTGTACGAACCGGGAGAGACCACCGTCCGGAAACTGTTCGCGCTCAGGGTTCACACTGACGAGGGAATCACGGGCGAGTACGTCGGAGGCAACTCGCCCGGCGCCGCCCAGTGGAACACGTTTGCGGACTACCTCATCGGCAAAAATCCGTTAAAACGCGAGAAGCACTGGTCAGAGATAAAGCGCGCCCTACGGAAGTACGACCGGATGGGTATCGGACCCATCGATATCGCCCTCTGGGACTTCGCCGGCAAGTACTACGGCGCTCCTATCCACGAACTACTCGGCACGTACCGCGAACGCCTGCCGGCGTACGCGTCAACCTACCACGGCGACGAGAACGGCGGACTGGACTCCCCGGAGGCGTTTGCGGACTTCGCCGAAGAGTGCCGCGACTCCGGCTTCGACGGGTTCAAGATACACGGTTGGGGCGGCAGCGACGTCTCGCGCAAACTGGACAGAGAGATCGCGGCGGTTCACGCGGTCGGAGAACGAGTCGGCGACGAGATGGATCTGATGTTGGACCCGGCCTGCGAGTACGAGACGTTCGCCGACGCCCTCGCCGTCGGTCGCGCCTGCGACGAGGAGGGGTTCTTCTGGTACGAGGACCCGTTCCGCGACGCCGGCATCTCTCAACACGCCCACCGGAAACTCGCTGATAAACTCGCCACCCCCATCCTCCAGACCGAACACGTGCGAGGTCTCGAATCGCACTCCGACTTCGTCCAGAACGGCGCGACGGACTTCCTGCGCGCGGATCCGGAGTACGACGCGGGCATCACCGGTGCGATGAAGATCGCGCGGGTGGCGGAGGGGTTCGGGCTGGACGTCGAGTTCCACGCTCCCGGGCCCGCACAGCGCCACTGCATCGCCGCCATCCGCAACACGAACTACTACGAGATGGCATTGGTCCACCCCGACTGCGAGAACACGACACCGCCCGTCTACGATGGCGAGTACTCCGATACGATGGACGCGGTCGACGACGATGGAACGGTTCCGGTTCCGGACGGTCCCGGCCTCGGCGTCGAGTACGACTGGGACTACATCGAGCGGAACAAGACGGGGAGCGTCCACACCTACGAGGGGTCATGA